A DNA window from Deltaproteobacteria bacterium contains the following coding sequences:
- a CDS encoding nuclear transport factor 2 family protein has product MGTVENKELIADAFAAWANGDGMAFFNLLTDTATWTVLGTCPISGTYVGRQHLIEHALKPQRAKLAGPPTPT; this is encoded by the coding sequence ATGGGCACTGTCGAGAATAAAGAGTTGATTGCCGACGCTTTCGCTGCCTGGGCAAACGGCGATGGCATGGCCTTCTTCAATTTGCTGACTGATACCGCCACGTGGACTGTACTGGGCACCTGCCCGATCTCGGGGACCTATGTCGGTCGCCAACACCTCATTGAGCACGCCCTCAAACCCCAACGCGCGAAACTCGCTGGGCCTCCCACACCAAC